The following proteins are encoded in a genomic region of Oreochromis aureus strain Israel breed Guangdong linkage group 8, ZZ_aureus, whole genome shotgun sequence:
- the LOC116335709 gene encoding microfibril-associated glycoprotein 4-like: MMKLLSAFILLLLPLLTCCEPSILPLDCSDVYNQDTSRTSGVYTIYPIGATSAVLVYCDMDSQGQWTVFQRRLDGSVNFYRPWDQYKTGFGNAAGEYWLGLENVFYLTQRKRYELMVNMEDFDGNKVFARYSSFSIDGESDGYRLNVSGFTDGGAADGLSYHNGQKFTTFDKDQDSWPGNCAKSFQGAFWYNSCHLANPNGAYRWGADSTLYAVGVEWALWKGHNYSLKTISMKIRPVQ; this comes from the exons ATGATGAAG ctgctgtcaGCCTTCATCCTCCTCCTGCTTCCTCTGCTGACCTGCTGTGAACCTTCCATCCTTCCACTGGACTGCAGCGATGTCTATAACCAAGACACCAGTCGAACCAGTGGAGTGTACACCATCTATCCCATTGGAGCAACGTCTGCTGTCCTG gtataCTGTGACATGGACTCACAAGGACAGTGGACG GTGTTCCAGAGGAGGTTGGACGGCTCGGTGAACTTCTACAGACCCTGGGATCAGTACAAGACGGGCTTTGGTAACGCTGCTGGAGAGTACTGGCTCG GCTTGGAAAATGTTTTCTACCTGACGCAGAGAAAAAGGTACGAGCTGATGGTCAACATGGAAGATTTTGATGGAAACAAAGTGTTTGCTCGTTACTCCTCGTTCTCCATCGACGGAGAGTCTGACGGCTACAGGCTGAATGTGTCTGGATTCACTGATGGAGGGGCAG CAGACGGACTGAGTTATCACAACGGACAGAAGTTCACTACGTTTGACAAAGACCAGGACAGCTGGCCAGGAAACTGTGCCAAAAGTTTCCAGGGAGCGTTCTGGTACAACAGCTGTCACCTAGCAAACCCCAATGGAGCTTATCGCTGGGGAGCTGACAGCACTTTATATGCTGTCGGAGTGGAGTGGGCACTGTGGAAAGGTCATAACTACTCCCTGAAGACCATCAGCATGAAGATCCGTCCTGTGCAGTAA